CGCTGGTGAGTGCCAACCGGCCGGACATCACCAACAAGCACGGCTCGGTGGGCAAACAGCTTCCCGGCCTCGAAGTCTCGATTGTCGATGAAAAGGGCCAGGAGCTGCCGCCCGGCGAGATCGGCGAAATCGTCGTGCGCGGCGCCGCCGTGATGAAGGGCTATCACAACCGCCCCGAGGAAACGGCGAGCGTCCTGCGTGACGGCTGGTTGCATACCGGTGACATTGGCCGCACCGATGAATCAGGCTATTTATACCTGGTGGACCGCAAGAGTGATGTCATCCGGTACGCGGGCTTTCCCATTTTCCCGCTGGAGGTCGAACGCTGCCTGCTGGCACATCCGCAGGTGGTGGAATGTGCCGTCATCGGTTTGCCGAACGGCACCCTCGGCCAGGAGGCCCGTGCCTATGTCGTGCTGCGGCGGCCGCACGCCGCCAGCGCGGAGGAGCTGATCCAATTCTGCCGGACGCACCTGCCCGCCTACATGTGTCCGCGCACCATCGAGTTCTGTGCAGAATTGCCGCATGGGCCCACCGGCAAGATTCTCAAGCACCTGCTGCGCGAGCGGCTCACGCCGGCGCAACATCAGGTGGCATGAAGCGCCCGGCACGGCGACCGCAAGCGCAACCACGCAAACCCTGATCCCCTTTTATGGAGGAGTGCCGTGAAGGAATTTACCACTGATCGTATTCGCAATATCGGGCTGGTGGCCCATGCCACCGCCGGCAAAACCACCCTGGCGGAAGCCATGGTCTTCGTTGCCGGCGGCATCTCACGCATGGGTTCGGTTGACGAAGGCTCCACCCTCTCGGATTATCATGCCGATGAAATCAACCGCAAAAACTCGATCATCACTTCGCTGCTTTACTGCCTGTGGAAGGACCACAAGATCAATGTGATCGACATGCCGGGCTATCCGGATTTCATCGGCGAGGTGCGGGGTGGCTTGCGTGCGGCTGATCTCGCCGTGCTCGTGCTCAATGCCCAGGCGGGCGTCGAACTGGGCACGGAAACCGCCTGGCAGATTGCCGAAGAATACGGCCTGCCCCGCATGTTTGTGGTCAACCGGCTCGACAAGGAAAACACCGATTTCGACAAGCTCGTTGCCGGTGTGCGGGAGACCTTCGGCAACAGCGCTTTTCCCGTGGTGCTGCCGGTCAACGCCCGCGAATATGTCGATCTCCTGCAAATGAAACTGGTTTCCTACAACGAGGCGGGCAAAACCAGCGTGAAAGACGTGCCCGCCGGCCTGCAGGAAAAGGCGCAGACGCTGCGCACGCAACTCATGGAACAAGCCGCCGAAGCCGATGACCGGCTGCTCGAAAAATTTTTCGAGGCCGGGGAACTCTCCACGGAAGAGGTGAAACAGGGTTTGCGCACCGGCCTCGCGGCCAGAAAGCTTTTTCCCATCTGGGCGACAGTGGCCACGCAGGCCGCCGGCGTCGCCGGTTTGCTCGATTTCCTCGTGGAATACGGCCCGGCACCCGATTACCGCCGCGAAGTGGAAGGCAGCACGGACAACAACCACCAACAACAGAAACGCTCCGTCTCCGACGACAGCCCGCTGGCCGCACTTGTCTTCAAAACGGTTTCCGAAGCGCATCTCGGCGAGCTGTCCTTCTTCAAGGTCTTCTCCGGCAAGATGCACCCCAACTCCGAAGTGTACAATGCCAACCAGAAACAGACGGAAAAGATCGGCCAGATTTACTGCATGACCGGCCGCAACCGCTCGGAAGTGGCGCATTTGCACGCCGGCGACATTGCCGCGGTGGTCAAGCTGCGCAACACCCACACCGGCCATACGCTGTGCGACAGCCGCCAGCCGATCATCCTGCCGCCCATTGTCTTCCCCAGTCCGCTCATGACCATCGCCATCGAACCCAAGTCCAAGGGCGATGAAGACAAGATGTCCTCCGGGCTGCATGCCCTGGAGCATGAAGACCCCGCCTTCAGCATGCGCGTTGACCCCGAACTGCACCAGGTTTTGTTGATGGGGCAAAGCGAGCTGCATCTCGGCATGATCGTCAAACGCTTGAAGGAAAAGTATGGCGTGGATGTCAACATTGTCGAAGCCAAGATTCCCTACCGCGAGACCATCCGGGGCTCGGCCAAAGAATTCTACCGGCATAAAAAGCAAACCGGGGGCGCCGGGCAATTCGGCGAAGTGCACTTCTACATGGAAGCCTATCGTGATGGCGCGCCCGTTCCGGGTGAGTACACCGTGCGCGACGTCGAACTCACCGACCTGCCGTGGGGCGGCAAACTGGAGTTTGTCAATGCCATCGTCGGCGGCGTGATCGATGCCCGTTTCATCCCCGCGGTCAAAAAAGGCATTCTGGAAATCATGGCCACCGGTGTGGTGGCCGGCTATCCGGTGACCAACGTGCGGGTCGTGCTGCACGACGGCAAGATGCATCCGGTCGATTCCAATGAAAATGCCTTTAAGACGGCCGGCCGCATGTGTTTTAAGGAATGTTTCCAGAAAGCCAAACCCATCATTCTCGAGCCGATCCTGGAGGTGGAGGTCACCGTGCCGGACGAATACATGGGCGATGTCATGGGAGATTTTTCCGGCAGCCGCGGCAAAATTCTGGGCATGGAAGGCAGAGGCAAGCATCAAGTGATTCGTGCGCAGGTGCCGCAAAAGGAAATGGCCAAATATTCCAACAAGCTGCGTTCCATGACCCAGGGCCGCGGCGTCTACAGCCAGAAGTTTTCCCACTATGAAGAGGTGCCGCGCGAGCAGGCGGAAAAACTGATGAAGGAATACGAAGAAGCGCGCGCACAAGGGAGCTGAGCCGGTCCGTCGGCCTGCTGCACTGTGATATGGCGTGGCGGGATCGCCGGTGGCGGGGCCCTGCCCAATGTCAGGCCCCCGCGGGTGGGCATGGCGTCCGGCCTGTCTCGCCCCGTTGCCCTCTCCCCGAGCGACACAAGGGAAAAATGGAAGACACGACGCAAACACCAATTCTGTGGGCGCCCTGGCGCATCGAATATATTCTCAGCCCGAAAGACTCGGGCTGCATTTTTTGCGAGAAACCCAGGCAGTCCAATGATCGCGACAACTTGATCGTGCAGCGCGGCCAGCGGGCTTTTGTGATCATGAACAAATATCCCTACAACAACGGCCACCTCATGGTGGTGCCCTATCGCCATGAGTCGGCGTTTGACCGGTTGGCTGCCGAGGAGCTGGCGGAAATGTCGTCGTTGTTGCAGCAGTCCACCAAAGTTTTGCAACGCCTAATGCGGCCGCAGGGCTTCAATCTCGGCATGAATATCGGCGCGGTGGCCGGCGCCGGCATTGATGCGCATTTGCACTTTCATCTCGTCCCGCGCTGGGCCGGCGATACCAACTTTATGCCGGTGGTGGGTCACACCAAAGTCATTTCGGAAGGTTTGTGGGAAACGTGGGCAAATCTGCGGGAGGCTTTTGCCGCTCTGTGAATCACTCCGGCCATGACCGCAACCGGCCGGCTGCGTCTTGCCTGTGCCACGCCGGCGGTCACTTGGTTCTCACCCATCAAAAAATGCGGGACAACTCTGATGCTGGAGGATTACCTGGCCCTCGGGCCGATTTGGTATGTGATTTTTCTGCTCTCACTCACCTGCCATGAAGCCGCACATGCTTTGGCCGCCAAGCTGGGCGGCGACCTCACCGCCTTTGCGGGTGGTCAAGTCACCCTCGATCCCATCCCGCACATGCGCCGCGAGCCGCTCGGCACCATTGTGGTGCCGATCCTTTCCTTTCTGGTCAATGAGGGCCGCTGGATGATGGGCTGGGCAAGCGCGCCCTATGATCCCCTGTGGCAAATGCGCCATCCCAAACGCGCCGCCGCGATGGCGCTCGCCGGGCCGCTCGCGAATTTCGCGCTGGTCTTGATCGCGGCGCTCGCCATCCGGGTGGGCATTCTTGCCGGGTTTTTCGAAATACCCTCCTCGCTGAACTTCACCCGCATGGTGGGTGCCACCGGCGGCGGTGTGGCCGAGGTGCTTGCCACCGTGGTCAGTATTCTGTTCTGTCTGAATCTTCTGCTCATGGCCTTCAACCTGATGCCGGTGCCGCCGCTCGACGGCATCACGGTTTTGGGACTGCTCATGAGCGTACCGCTGGCGCGGCGCGTGGCGGAATGGAGCCGCAGCCCGCTGGCCCTTGCCGGTTTGATCGTCGCGTGGAAGATGTTCGACTACGTGTTTCCCCCGATCTTTCGCTTTTCCGTCGGCCTTTTGTATCCCGAAGTGCGGTATGGCTGGTAGCTGTATGCCGCTCCGTTGCAGGGGCAGCCGGTGAGGTAGTGATTTGGGACGGGTACAGGCGCTTGTGGTTCGCGAGTCTGCCGCGGCCATTTCTCGCAACTGATGCGGCACAAATTCCCTCAACGTTGCGGGAAGGCCTCGTCATCTTGTCATCGTGCTTCGAGCCGCCCGCCCGGGCTGCATGGGCGGGCGCATAGGGCGGGAGAGATGGACCTCTGCGCTGCCAGCCTGCCTGCCGCTTCCACCGCACCATGCCGCGCACGGGCATCACGAACGGAGGAATTCACCGCAGCCACGGCAGTCACTTCCGCTTGCGCTATTCCCCCGCGCGTGTCAGCGTGAGGTTGCCCTCTTTTTGCCCGCCTCCCGCACCCGCCTTGCGGCCCAACCAACTGTGCAGCAGGAGAGCGACACCGACGAGAATCGAACCGATCGCAAAGGAGTCCTCTTCCCCCCAACCGTGAAACAGTACCTCGAAGATTTGCGAAATGAAAACCGCCAGACCCAGCGCGATCGCGATCAGGCCGAAGCGCAGTGAACTGTTCACCTTGGCAGGCGTGGGGGGCAACACGGTGGTGGCCATGCCCTTTTCGATCAGCACCATGCGCTGGCGATGATGCAAATATTGCACGAAAATGTAGGCCAGCATCGCCATTGCGCCCAGCGGAACAAGTTCTATGATGATTCGCTGCATCTCTTGCCTCCGTTGCTCGAATTTGTTCTTGTTTGGTTTCCCCGCCGTCCCGCCCGGCGGGGTGTGACTGCGCGGCCGGCAACTCGGTGGCGAAAGCGGTGCAATCGCGCCCTCGTGGGGCCGGCGCTGGCAAACAACCGTTCCGTCCTTGCAGAACTGTTTTCAACCGGTTTTGACCGGAGCGGCTGCGCAAAGGTTTCAGCCGGCAGCAGACAAAAGTATCGCGGTGGCGTTGAAACCTTTTCGCATGCCTGCCGGTCAAAAGCTGCGACATGAAAAGGCAGAGCATGAGCGAGACGGATCAAGAGTTGATCGCACGCGTGCGTGCCGGCCAGCGCGAGGCATTTGCGCAATTGATCACACGCTATCAGGCGCGCATCTTCCACACCACTTTTTGCATGCTGAAAAACCACGAAGACGCGGAGGAAGCGGCACAAGACACCTTTGTGCGCGCCTATCGTGGCCTGGCCAGGTTTCGCGAGGACGCCACCTTCTCGACCTGGCTCTACCGCATTTGCTACAACGTCTGCCTGAATTATCTCGAGAAGAAACGCACGGCCCGGCCGCGGCCGGCTGCCGTTGCACTCGAACATTTGCCCGCGGCCGAAGCGCCTGATCATGACTTCGCGCAGCGTGAGCGCGCGGCGTTGGTCGAGCAGGCGATGGCAGATATGCCCGACCATTTTCGCAACGTGTTGATTCTCTATCATACCCAGCAGCTTCCCTATCAGGAGATTGCCGAAATTCTCGGGTTGCCGCTCAATACGGTGAAGACACATTTGTTTCGCGCCCGCGCCCTGCTGCGCCGCCGCCTGTTGCAAATCCTGCCGCAGGAGGAAATTTTGGCGGAATTGCTGTGAAAAGGCGGCGGGGCAGGAGGTTCGCTGCTGATCGGAGTGGGCCAATAACAGCACAGATTTCCAGTTCAATGCACTGGCTTTGCTGAAGCGATCACATCGAAAAAACAGCACCACAAAGACGCAGAGATGAAAAGAGTTTTTCTGTGCCACGACCGCCGAACACAAAATTTTGCCTGCCGGCTTGCTGTTGCCCGGAATCAATGACGTGCTCGGAAAAACTCCGTGAGGAAGGAACTGTTTGCAGGCAGGGGAATCTTGCGTGCCTTTCAACTTCTTTGGCAGTAGCCGGTGGACTTTCTCACAATCTGGCGCGGTTTTTTGAGGAGGGCCGGCAGGCCACTCCTGGCCGAGTTTGGGAAAATGCAACAAGCCGCTTTACCCAAAACAGCCCACTCCTGCCGGAGTTGACAGCACGGTTGCTCGGCAAAATTTTTTATGCACCAACCCTCGCGGGGTTGGGCGTCGCGATCAAAGCGGCGTTGCTTGCGGAGGGGATCAATCCGGGTGCAAAATTAAGTTTGGAATGATTGCCAGTTCAGGTGTGATGATGACCAGCGATTGCCAGGCGTTCCGCGATTTTCTCGATGAAAACGCCGGGGAACAGACCCTGCCTGCCCGCCATCAGGCGCATCTTGCCCTGTGCGACGCCTGCCGGCGGGAGTGGGCCGCCCACCGTGTCATGCTGGCGGCCCTGCAGCCCGGCCCGGTTCCCGAACTGCCACCCAATTTCGCCGGCCGTGTCCTGGCGCGCTTGCCGCGAACCATGCCGCGTGCGTCCCGCATGGAGGGAGAAACAGTGCTGTTGCTCCTCATGCTGCTGGCCAGCTTTATCGCCATTTGGATTTCACTGCCACCCTTCTTCAAAACCATCCTGCGCGACGACCGGTGGCTGCTTTATCTCGCGCCTGCCAGCGAATGGCTCAGCCGCATCGCCGCCGGAATTGTCACTGTTTTCAAAAAAGCACTGCCGGGATTTCCCGGCGAACAGTTTTTCGTGCAGAGCTGGAAGCTGGTGTTCATCACGCTGGTCACGCTGCTGTTGACCAAGCTGGCCTGGTTGCTTGAAAACCGGTTGAAGCGGCCGCTGCGTTGAAGCACAGTCGTTCCGAGGGCCGGCGGGAAGCAAACGCGCCTGCTGCCGCGCGCTCCGCAAACAAAAATGCCGCGTCGCGTGAGCAACACACCACGCGATGCGGCCACTCCAATGGATCAGGTGCTCTAACCGAGCTGCAGACCTCCCTCCAATGACAGCTCAGCCCCGGCAGGGCCGTGGCAAAATTACATGCCAATGGCCGGGCCGTTGCAGATCCGGCAGGGGCGAAACTGTTGTCCCTCTTATGGCCCGCACCAATTAC
The window above is part of the candidate division KSB1 bacterium genome. Proteins encoded here:
- the fusA gene encoding elongation factor G — translated: MKEFTTDRIRNIGLVAHATAGKTTLAEAMVFVAGGISRMGSVDEGSTLSDYHADEINRKNSIITSLLYCLWKDHKINVIDMPGYPDFIGEVRGGLRAADLAVLVLNAQAGVELGTETAWQIAEEYGLPRMFVVNRLDKENTDFDKLVAGVRETFGNSAFPVVLPVNAREYVDLLQMKLVSYNEAGKTSVKDVPAGLQEKAQTLRTQLMEQAAEADDRLLEKFFEAGELSTEEVKQGLRTGLAARKLFPIWATVATQAAGVAGLLDFLVEYGPAPDYRREVEGSTDNNHQQQKRSVSDDSPLAALVFKTVSEAHLGELSFFKVFSGKMHPNSEVYNANQKQTEKIGQIYCMTGRNRSEVAHLHAGDIAAVVKLRNTHTGHTLCDSRQPIILPPIVFPSPLMTIAIEPKSKGDEDKMSSGLHALEHEDPAFSMRVDPELHQVLLMGQSELHLGMIVKRLKEKYGVDVNIVEAKIPYRETIRGSAKEFYRHKKQTGGAGQFGEVHFYMEAYRDGAPVPGEYTVRDVELTDLPWGGKLEFVNAIVGGVIDARFIPAVKKGILEIMATGVVAGYPVTNVRVVLHDGKMHPVDSNENAFKTAGRMCFKECFQKAKPIILEPILEVEVTVPDEYMGDVMGDFSGSRGKILGMEGRGKHQVIRAQVPQKEMAKYSNKLRSMTQGRGVYSQKFSHYEEVPREQAEKLMKEYEEARAQGS
- a CDS encoding HIT domain-containing protein; the encoded protein is MEDTTQTPILWAPWRIEYILSPKDSGCIFCEKPRQSNDRDNLIVQRGQRAFVIMNKYPYNNGHLMVVPYRHESAFDRLAAEELAEMSSLLQQSTKVLQRLMRPQGFNLGMNIGAVAGAGIDAHLHFHLVPRWAGDTNFMPVVGHTKVISEGLWETWANLREAFAAL
- a CDS encoding site-2 protease family protein, with translation MTATGRLRLACATPAVTWFSPIKKCGTTLMLEDYLALGPIWYVIFLLSLTCHEAAHALAAKLGGDLTAFAGGQVTLDPIPHMRREPLGTIVVPILSFLVNEGRWMMGWASAPYDPLWQMRHPKRAAAMALAGPLANFALVLIAALAIRVGILAGFFEIPSSLNFTRMVGATGGGVAEVLATVVSILFCLNLLLMAFNLMPVPPLDGITVLGLLMSVPLARRVAEWSRSPLALAGLIVAWKMFDYVFPPIFRFSVGLLYPEVRYGW
- a CDS encoding sigma-70 family RNA polymerase sigma factor — its product is MSETDQELIARVRAGQREAFAQLITRYQARIFHTTFCMLKNHEDAEEAAQDTFVRAYRGLARFREDATFSTWLYRICYNVCLNYLEKKRTARPRPAAVALEHLPAAEAPDHDFAQRERAALVEQAMADMPDHFRNVLILYHTQQLPYQEIAEILGLPLNTVKTHLFRARALLRRRLLQILPQEEILAELL